One Streptomyces hundungensis DNA segment encodes these proteins:
- a CDS encoding alpha/beta fold hydrolase, translating into MPKFTTYDGTRLAYHLRGTGEPLLCVPGGAMRASQYLGELGGLAAHRRLVLLDLRGTGDSEIPDDPSSYRCDRQVADIEALRAHLGLDRIDLLGHSAGSNLAMLYAAAHPDRVARLALITPTPWALGMPPTPEERLAAARLRKDEPWFEEAYAAYAAELAGQPPQAEYEALLYGRWDAAAKAHADAAERQCNDAAADVFWSDGAFDPAATRAAMAQLDAPVLVLAGEWDGGPCPELAARAAACFADGQLQVQPSSGHFPWLDDPGAFTRTVAAFLDPDVRTVTVDGVRLAYRVRGDEWAPPVVLVHGRGGDSRDWEVIAERLAATRRVYALDLRGHGLSDWPGGYSFEAFRDDLRGFLTQLGLNGADLVAHSMGGAAAALLAEDEPGFIGRLVLEETPPLFPLKPPRGPMERPAGELGFDWAVVPAIDAQLNDPDPSWRGRFAAIAVPTLVVAGGPTSHVDQKKVAWMASRIPDARLVTIDAGHLVHTERPAAFLDALDAFGIK; encoded by the coding sequence ATGCCGAAGTTCACGACGTACGACGGAACCCGACTCGCCTACCATCTGCGAGGCACGGGCGAACCCCTGCTCTGCGTGCCGGGCGGCGCGATGCGCGCCTCGCAGTACCTCGGAGAGCTGGGCGGCCTCGCCGCCCACCGCCGGCTGGTCCTGCTCGATCTGCGCGGCACGGGCGACTCGGAGATACCGGACGACCCCTCGTCCTACCGCTGCGACCGGCAGGTGGCCGACATCGAGGCGCTCCGCGCCCACCTGGGCCTCGACCGGATCGATCTGCTCGGCCACTCGGCGGGCAGCAACCTGGCGATGCTGTACGCGGCCGCCCACCCCGACCGGGTTGCCCGCCTCGCGCTGATCACCCCGACCCCCTGGGCCCTCGGTATGCCGCCGACGCCCGAGGAGCGGCTCGCCGCGGCCCGGCTGCGCAAGGACGAGCCGTGGTTCGAGGAGGCGTACGCGGCCTACGCGGCGGAGCTCGCCGGGCAGCCGCCGCAGGCGGAGTACGAGGCGCTCCTCTACGGCCGGTGGGACGCGGCGGCCAAGGCGCACGCGGACGCCGCTGAGCGGCAGTGCAACGACGCGGCGGCGGACGTCTTCTGGAGCGACGGCGCCTTCGACCCCGCGGCCACCCGTGCCGCCATGGCCCAACTCGACGCCCCGGTCCTCGTGCTGGCCGGTGAGTGGGACGGCGGCCCCTGCCCGGAGCTGGCGGCCAGGGCCGCGGCCTGCTTCGCCGACGGACAGCTCCAAGTCCAGCCGTCTTCCGGTCACTTCCCCTGGCTCGACGACCCGGGCGCCTTCACCCGTACCGTGGCCGCCTTCCTCGACCCGGACGTCCGCACGGTCACCGTCGACGGGGTGCGGCTCGCCTACCGCGTCCGGGGTGACGAGTGGGCGCCGCCCGTGGTCCTCGTGCACGGCCGGGGCGGCGACAGCCGGGACTGGGAGGTGATCGCCGAACGGCTCGCGGCCACCCGCCGGGTGTACGCCCTCGACCTGCGCGGCCACGGCCTGAGCGACTGGCCGGGCGGCTACTCCTTCGAGGCTTTCCGCGACGACCTCCGTGGCTTCCTCACCCAACTCGGCCTGAACGGGGCTGACTTGGTGGCTCATTCCATGGGCGGCGCGGCCGCGGCGCTGCTCGCCGAGGACGAGCCCGGCTTCATCGGCCGTCTCGTCCTGGAGGAGACCCCGCCGCTCTTCCCCCTGAAGCCGCCGCGCGGTCCCATGGAGCGCCCCGCCGGTGAGCTCGGCTTCGACTGGGCCGTGGTGCCCGCGATCGACGCCCAGTTGAACGACCCCGACCCGTCGTGGCGCGGCCGGTTCGCCGCCATCGCGGTCCCCACCCTGGTCGTGGCGGGCGGCCCGACCAGCCATGTCGACCAGAAGAAGGTGGCCTGGATGGCCTCGCGCATACCGGACGCCCGCCTCGTCACCATCGACGCGGGCCATCTCGTGCACACCGAGCGGCCCGCCGCCTTCCTGGACGCGCTCGACGCGTTCGGCATCAAGTGA
- a CDS encoding acyl-CoA synthetase, whose protein sequence is MEYNLADLFESVVDVVPDREALVYLDHPGTGAERRLTYRQLDTAANRLAHHLIDAGLKPGEHLGLHLYNGVEYLQTVLAALKARLVPVNVNYRYVEEELAYLYQDADLAALVFDTEFSPRVAGALTQARKLRHLIRVGAAEGGAGAVEDGVGSAEGGAGSAEGGAGSAEGGARVAGAVAFTEAEASGSPERGFGPRSGDDLFIIYTGGTTGLPKGVMWRQEDLFFAGLFGGDPAGEPVKRPEELAERVAKGGAGLTFFPAPPLMHGTSTLTSFVAFDYGQRVVIHRKYVPEEVLRTIEKEKVTSVSLVGDAMLRPLIDALHGPLKGTDLSSLFSVSSSGAIMSQTVRDQLQELVPGALILNNFGSSESGSNGKATDDSGPEKGFRLEVNDRTRVVDPVTHEMVAVGEPGRLAQRGHVPLGYYNDPVKTAETFFQRGTERWVLLGDMATVDEDGIVTVLGRGSQCINTGGEKVYPEEVEQALKSHPDVYDALVAGVPDPTWGSHVAAVVQVRAGAARPTLETIQTHCRTRLAGYKVPRQLVIAPAIQRSPSGKADYRWARSVACEADTEEGGGAALT, encoded by the coding sequence GTGGAGTACAACCTTGCCGACCTGTTCGAGTCCGTCGTCGACGTGGTCCCGGACCGCGAAGCCCTCGTCTACCTCGACCATCCCGGAACGGGCGCCGAACGCAGGTTGACCTACCGCCAGTTGGACACGGCGGCCAACCGGCTCGCGCACCACCTGATCGACGCGGGGCTCAAGCCCGGCGAGCACCTGGGCCTGCACCTCTACAACGGCGTCGAGTACCTCCAGACCGTCCTGGCCGCGCTGAAGGCGCGCCTGGTCCCGGTCAACGTCAACTACCGTTATGTGGAAGAGGAGTTGGCCTATCTTTATCAGGACGCGGATCTCGCGGCGCTGGTGTTCGACACCGAGTTCTCCCCCCGGGTGGCGGGCGCGCTCACGCAGGCCCGAAAGCTGCGGCATCTGATCCGGGTGGGGGCCGCCGAGGGCGGGGCGGGGGCCGTCGAGGACGGTGTGGGGTCGGCCGAGGGCGGCGCGGGGTCGGCCGAGGGCGGCGCGGGGTCGGCCGAGGGCGGCGCGAGGGTCGCCGGGGCGGTCGCCTTCACCGAGGCCGAGGCGTCGGGATCACCCGAGCGGGGCTTCGGGCCGCGCTCCGGTGACGACCTGTTCATCATCTACACCGGCGGCACCACCGGCTTGCCGAAGGGCGTGATGTGGCGTCAGGAAGACCTGTTCTTCGCCGGGTTGTTCGGCGGCGACCCGGCGGGCGAGCCGGTGAAACGGCCCGAGGAACTGGCCGAGCGGGTCGCCAAGGGCGGCGCGGGCCTGACCTTCTTCCCCGCTCCCCCGCTGATGCACGGCACCTCGACGCTCACCTCGTTCGTCGCCTTCGACTACGGCCAGCGGGTGGTCATCCACCGCAAGTACGTGCCCGAGGAGGTGCTCCGTACGATCGAGAAGGAGAAGGTGACCAGTGTGTCCCTGGTGGGCGACGCGATGCTGCGGCCACTGATCGACGCCCTGCACGGTCCGCTCAAGGGGACCGACCTCTCCTCGCTGTTCAGCGTCTCCTCGTCCGGTGCGATCATGTCGCAGACGGTCCGCGACCAGCTTCAGGAGCTGGTTCCGGGCGCGCTGATCCTCAACAACTTCGGCTCCTCCGAGTCGGGTTCCAACGGCAAGGCGACCGACGACTCGGGTCCGGAGAAGGGCTTCCGTCTGGAGGTCAACGACCGTACCCGGGTGGTGGATCCGGTGACGCACGAGATGGTGGCGGTCGGCGAGCCGGGGCGGCTGGCCCAGCGCGGACATGTGCCGCTCGGCTACTACAACGACCCGGTGAAGACCGCCGAGACCTTCTTCCAGCGGGGCACCGAACGCTGGGTGCTGCTCGGCGACATGGCGACCGTGGACGAGGACGGCATCGTCACGGTCCTCGGGCGCGGCTCGCAGTGCATCAACACCGGCGGCGAGAAGGTCTACCCGGAGGAGGTCGAGCAGGCCCTCAAGTCGCATCCGGACGTGTACGACGCGCTGGTGGCCGGGGTGCCCGACCCCACCTGGGGCAGCCATGTGGCGGCAGTGGTCCAGGTCCGTGCCGGTGCGGCGCGGCCCACGCTCGAAACGATCCAGACGCACTGCCGCACCCGGCTGGCCGGTTACAAGGTGCCGCGCCAACTGGTGATCGCCCCCGCCATCCAGCGCTCACCGAGCGGGAAGGCGGACTACCGCTGGGCGCGGTCGGTCGCCTGTGAGGCGGACACCGAAGAAGGGGGCGGAGCGGCGCTCACTTGA
- a CDS encoding crotonase/enoyl-CoA hydratase family protein — MGGTEHLTVQREGATLVLTLNRPEAKNALSLPLLVGLYDGWLEADADDSIRSIVLTGAGGDFCAGMDLKALAGGGMAGDHYRDRLTADPDLHWKAMLRHHRPRKPVIAAVEGYCVAGGTEILQGTDIRVAGAGATFGLFEVKRGLFPIGGSTVRLQRQIPRTHALEMLLTGRPYSAEEAVRIGLIGRVVPDGTALDVALRIASEINACGPLAVEAVKECVYATASMGEAEGLALELERGWPVFATEDAKEGAAAFAAKRVPVFRRG; from the coding sequence ATGGGTGGTACGGAACACCTCACCGTGCAGCGCGAAGGCGCCACGCTGGTGCTCACCCTCAACCGGCCGGAAGCGAAGAACGCGCTCTCGCTTCCGCTGTTGGTGGGGCTCTACGACGGCTGGCTGGAGGCCGACGCCGACGACTCGATCCGCTCGATCGTCCTCACCGGCGCGGGCGGCGACTTCTGCGCGGGCATGGACCTCAAGGCCCTCGCGGGCGGGGGCATGGCGGGCGACCACTACCGGGACCGCCTCACCGCCGACCCCGATCTGCACTGGAAGGCGATGCTGCGCCACCACCGCCCCCGCAAACCGGTGATCGCCGCGGTCGAGGGGTACTGCGTGGCCGGGGGCACCGAGATCCTCCAGGGCACCGACATCCGCGTCGCCGGGGCCGGGGCGACGTTCGGGCTCTTCGAGGTGAAGCGCGGGCTCTTTCCCATCGGGGGGTCCACGGTGCGGCTCCAGCGGCAGATCCCGCGGACCCACGCCCTGGAGATGCTGCTCACGGGGCGGCCGTACAGCGCCGAGGAGGCCGTGCGGATCGGGCTGATCGGGCGGGTGGTGCCGGACGGTACGGCGCTCGACGTGGCCCTTCGGATCGCCTCGGAGATCAACGCGTGTGGGCCGTTGGCGGTGGAGGCGGTCAAGGAGTGTGTGTACGCCACGGCGTCCATGGGGGAGGCGGAGGGGCTGGCGCTGGAGTTGGAGCGGGGGTGGCCGGTGTTCGCGACGGAGGATGCGAAGGAGGGGGCGGCGGCGTTTGCCGCGAAGCGGGTGCCTGTGTTTCGGCGGGGGTGA
- a CDS encoding Zn-ribbon domain-containing OB-fold protein yields MAGSAATEVLRAPLVVEFPFTRSLGPVQSAFLTGLRERVVLGVRTGDGRVLVPPVEYDPVTAEEIRELVEVAPAGTVTTWAWNPAPRRGQPLERPFAWVLVKLDGADTSLLHALDAPGPDAVHSGMRVRVRWAQDRTGAITDIACFEPDDGGEEAQPCGHSGEFEDAVTGIVAPARLDYTYSPGRAQSAYINALSARKTVGERCPDCRKVYVPPRGACPTCGVATEERVEVGPAGTVTTYCIVNIKAKNLDIEVPYVYAHIALDGAGLALHGRIGGIPYDQVRMGLRVEPVWSEGGRYPDHYRPTGEPDADYETYKELI; encoded by the coding sequence ATGGCAGGATCTGCCGCGACCGAGGTGTTGCGTGCGCCGCTTGTTGTTGAGTTTCCGTTCACCCGGTCCCTCGGGCCCGTTCAGAGTGCCTTCCTTACGGGGCTGCGCGAGCGGGTCGTGCTCGGGGTGCGGACGGGGGACGGGCGGGTGCTCGTGCCGCCCGTCGAGTACGACCCCGTCACCGCGGAGGAGATCCGCGAGCTCGTCGAGGTCGCGCCCGCCGGCACCGTGACCACCTGGGCCTGGAACCCGGCCCCGCGCCGCGGCCAGCCCCTGGAGCGGCCCTTCGCCTGGGTGCTCGTCAAGCTGGACGGGGCCGACACCTCGCTCCTGCACGCCCTGGACGCGCCGGGGCCCGACGCCGTGCACAGTGGGATGCGGGTCCGCGTCCGCTGGGCGCAGGACCGCACGGGCGCCATCACGGACATCGCCTGCTTCGAACCGGACGACGGTGGGGAGGAGGCCCAACCCTGCGGTCACAGCGGGGAGTTCGAAGACGCCGTCACCGGCATCGTCGCGCCCGCCCGGCTCGACTACACCTACAGCCCCGGCCGCGCCCAGTCCGCGTACATCAACGCGCTGTCCGCCCGGAAGACCGTCGGCGAGCGCTGCCCGGACTGCCGCAAGGTGTACGTTCCGCCGCGCGGCGCCTGCCCGACCTGCGGGGTCGCCACCGAGGAGCGGGTCGAGGTCGGGCCGGCCGGGACCGTCACCACGTACTGCATCGTCAACATCAAGGCGAAGAACCTCGACATCGAAGTGCCCTACGTCTACGCGCACATCGCGCTCGACGGCGCCGGCCTCGCCCTGCACGGGCGGATCGGCGGAATCCCGTACGACCAGGTGCGGATGGGGCTGCGGGTCGAACCGGTGTGGAGCGAGGGCGGCCGCTACCCCGACCACTACCGGCCCACCGGCGAACCCGACGCCGACTACGAGACGTACAAGGAGCTGATCTGA
- a CDS encoding thiolase domain-containing protein — protein MAPTGPGRDVAIVAFAQSDHRRRTDELSEVELLMPVLHQVLDATGLKTSDIGFTCSGSSDYLAGRAFSFTMALDGVGAWPPISESHVEMDGAWALYEAWVKILTGEADTALVYGYGKSSPGEVRDVLTRQLDPYYVAPLWPDSVSLAALQAQALIDAGDTDETALASIAGRSRAAATANSHAQVRGSRAQGEYVVRPLRTGDCPPIGDGAAAVILAAGDRARDLCARPAWIRGMDHRIEAHSLGVRDLTDSPSTRLAAERAGFFERPVDTAELHAPFTSQEVVLRKALRLGEDVSVNPSGGALAANPVMAAGLLRLGEAAARIHRGDSDRALAHATSGPCLQQNLVAVLEGES, from the coding sequence ATGGCGCCCACCGGACCCGGCCGGGACGTGGCGATCGTCGCCTTCGCGCAGAGCGACCACCGGCGCCGCACCGACGAGCTGTCCGAGGTCGAACTCCTCATGCCGGTGCTGCACCAGGTCCTCGACGCGACCGGCCTCAAGACCAGCGACATCGGCTTCACCTGCTCCGGCTCCAGCGACTACCTCGCCGGACGCGCCTTCTCCTTCACCATGGCGCTCGACGGCGTCGGAGCCTGGCCGCCCATCTCCGAATCGCACGTGGAGATGGACGGGGCCTGGGCCCTGTACGAGGCCTGGGTGAAGATCCTCACCGGCGAGGCCGACACCGCGCTCGTCTACGGATACGGCAAGTCCTCGCCCGGTGAGGTGCGCGATGTGCTGACCCGTCAGCTCGACCCCTACTACGTGGCGCCCCTGTGGCCCGACTCCGTCTCGCTCGCCGCCCTCCAGGCGCAGGCCCTCATCGACGCGGGCGACACCGACGAGACGGCGCTCGCCTCGATCGCCGGGCGCAGCCGGGCCGCTGCCACCGCCAACTCCCATGCGCAGGTGCGTGGTTCGCGTGCCCAGGGCGAGTACGTGGTGCGTCCGCTGCGCACCGGGGACTGCCCGCCCATCGGGGACGGCGCGGCCGCCGTGATCCTCGCGGCCGGGGACCGGGCGCGCGACCTGTGCGCGCGGCCCGCCTGGATCCGCGGCATGGACCACCGCATCGAGGCCCACAGCCTCGGCGTGCGCGACCTCACCGACTCGCCGTCCACCCGCCTCGCCGCCGAACGGGCCGGTTTCTTCGAACGGCCGGTGGACACCGCCGAGTTGCACGCGCCCTTCACCTCGCAGGAGGTGGTCCTGCGCAAGGCGCTACGGCTCGGCGAGGACGTCAGCGTCAACCCGTCCGGAGGCGCGCTCGCGGCGAACCCCGTGATGGCCGCCGGGCTGCTGCGGCTCGGCGAAGCCGCCGCCCGCATCCACAGAGGCGACTCCGACCGTGCACTCGCGCACGCCACGTCCGGCCCCTGCCTGCAACAGAACCTGGTCGCCGTCCTGGAGGGGGAGTCATGA
- a CDS encoding thiolase domain-containing protein produces the protein MSKEPVAVVGVGQTKHVAARHDVSIAGLVREAAQRALEDAELTWADIDAVVIGKAPDFFEGVMMPELYLADALGAVGKPMLRVHTAGSVGGSTALVASNLVAARVHRTVLTLAFEKQSESNAMWGLSLPVPFTQPLLAGAGGFFAPHVRAYMRRTGAPDTVGSLVAYKDRRNALKNPYAHLHEHDITLEKVQASPMLWDPIRYSETCPSSDGACAMVLTDRAGAARSPRPAAWVHGGAMRSEPTLFAGKDFVSPQAGKDCAADVYRQAGIADPRREIDAVEMYVPFSWYEPMWLENLGFAAEGEGWKLTEAGVTELDGDLPVNPSGGVLSTNPIGASGMIRFAEAALQVRGLAGEHQVAGARKALGHAYGGGSQFFAMWLVGAEPPAR, from the coding sequence ATGAGCAAGGAACCCGTGGCCGTCGTCGGCGTCGGCCAGACCAAGCACGTGGCCGCCCGGCACGACGTGTCCATCGCCGGACTCGTCCGCGAGGCCGCCCAACGAGCCCTCGAAGACGCCGAGTTGACGTGGGCCGACATCGACGCCGTCGTCATCGGCAAGGCGCCCGACTTCTTCGAGGGCGTCATGATGCCCGAGCTCTACCTCGCCGACGCCCTCGGCGCGGTCGGCAAGCCCATGCTGCGGGTGCACACGGCGGGCTCCGTCGGCGGCTCGACCGCCCTCGTCGCCTCCAACCTGGTCGCCGCCCGCGTCCACCGCACGGTGCTCACCCTCGCCTTCGAGAAGCAGTCCGAGTCCAACGCCATGTGGGGCCTGTCCCTGCCCGTGCCCTTCACCCAGCCGCTGCTCGCGGGCGCCGGCGGGTTCTTCGCGCCCCACGTACGGGCCTATATGCGGCGCACCGGCGCCCCCGACACCGTGGGCTCCCTCGTCGCGTACAAGGATCGGCGCAACGCCCTCAAGAACCCCTACGCCCATCTGCACGAGCACGACATCACCCTGGAGAAGGTGCAGGCCTCACCCATGCTGTGGGACCCGATCCGCTACTCCGAGACCTGCCCGTCCTCCGACGGGGCCTGCGCGATGGTCCTCACCGACCGGGCGGGCGCCGCCCGTTCGCCCCGCCCCGCGGCCTGGGTCCACGGCGGCGCCATGCGCAGCGAGCCGACCCTGTTCGCCGGCAAGGACTTCGTGTCGCCCCAGGCGGGCAAGGACTGCGCGGCCGACGTCTACCGGCAGGCGGGCATCGCCGACCCGCGCCGCGAGATCGACGCCGTCGAGATGTACGTCCCGTTCTCCTGGTACGAGCCGATGTGGCTGGAGAACCTGGGCTTCGCCGCCGAGGGCGAGGGCTGGAAGCTCACCGAGGCCGGCGTCACCGAACTGGACGGCGACCTGCCCGTCAACCCCTCGGGCGGCGTCCTGTCCACCAACCCCATCGGCGCCTCCGGCATGATCCGCTTCGCCGAGGCCGCCCTCCAGGTGCGCGGTCTGGCCGGGGAACACCAGGTGGCGGGGGCCCGCAAGGCGCTCGGCCACGCCTATGGTGGCGGATCCCAGTTCTTCGCGATGTGGCTGGTCGGCGCCGAACCACCCGCCCGTTGA
- a CDS encoding DUF397 domain-containing protein has product MGTLAGHTRSGWEKPELDLSKAEWRSSSQGAGDVQIAFVEGFIAMRNSASPGSPPLIFSPAEWRAFVINARDGEFDLT; this is encoded by the coding sequence TTGGGGACCCTTGCGGGGCACACCCGTTCCGGCTGGGAGAAGCCGGAGCTCGATCTCAGCAAGGCCGAATGGCGGTCGAGCAGTCAGGGGGCGGGAGATGTCCAGATCGCCTTCGTCGAAGGCTTCATCGCCATGCGCAACAGCGCCAGCCCCGGCAGCCCACCCCTGATCTTCAGTCCCGCCGAATGGCGGGCCTTCGTGATCAACGCGCGTGACGGCGAGTTCGACCTGACCTAG
- a CDS encoding isoafricanol synthase produces the protein MGSTGRVRSARTRTGLVDIPFPARRHPRHELARRHTLDWLYEFGMLAGEQATAEYDAMGLERLMAYFYPDASDAHLALATDLNAWFFVFDDQFDGPLGKRPDVVVRQIDTVLRTMSDEPPVPGEATNRLAESFRDLWQRVTAGTPLLWQDRFRAHWREYLTAYHWEALNRTRNGTLTLPLFLRGRRDSIGVQPCLDLVERCGGYTLPRELHEGAPLAEMRVITADVVIFVNDMVSVDKELAAGDVNNSVIILLRQEMCSVDQAVRRVAAMANSRIARFQELTVELAAQLDTTELPERVRAQVDDYVDGMRALMSGNLAWSLETARYGEAGIAAVSEGRQRPWAQLFPEQASGEREGA, from the coding sequence ATGGGCAGCACTGGCAGAGTCCGGTCGGCCCGGACGCGGACGGGGCTCGTCGACATTCCCTTTCCGGCTCGTCGGCATCCCCGGCACGAGCTGGCCCGGCGGCACACGCTGGACTGGCTGTACGAGTTCGGCATGTTGGCCGGAGAGCAGGCGACGGCCGAATACGACGCGATGGGCCTGGAACGGCTGATGGCGTACTTCTATCCGGACGCCTCGGACGCGCATCTCGCCCTGGCGACGGACCTCAACGCCTGGTTCTTCGTCTTCGACGACCAGTTCGACGGGCCGCTCGGGAAGCGGCCCGACGTGGTGGTGCGTCAGATCGATACGGTCTTGCGCACCATGAGCGACGAGCCGCCGGTGCCGGGCGAAGCCACGAACCGGCTGGCCGAAAGTTTTCGTGATCTGTGGCAGCGGGTGACCGCGGGCACCCCGCTCCTGTGGCAGGACCGCTTCCGGGCGCACTGGCGCGAGTATCTGACGGCATATCACTGGGAGGCCCTGAACCGGACCCGCAACGGCACGTTGACCCTGCCTCTCTTCCTACGCGGCCGCCGGGACTCCATAGGGGTGCAGCCCTGTCTCGACCTGGTGGAGCGCTGCGGGGGTTACACGCTGCCCAGGGAGTTGCACGAGGGGGCGCCGCTGGCCGAGATGCGGGTGATCACCGCCGATGTGGTGATCTTCGTCAACGACATGGTGTCCGTGGACAAGGAGCTGGCGGCGGGCGATGTGAACAACAGCGTCATCATTCTGTTACGGCAGGAGATGTGCTCCGTCGATCAGGCGGTGCGCCGGGTGGCCGCCATGGCCAACTCCCGGATCGCACGCTTCCAGGAGCTGACGGTCGAGCTCGCCGCGCAGCTCGACACGACCGAGCTTCCCGAGCGAGTGCGGGCCCAGGTGGACGATTACGTCGACGGCATGCGCGCCCTGATGAGCGGGAACCTGGCCTGGTCCCTGGAGACGGCGCGGTACGGCGAGGCGGGCATCGCCGCGGTCAGCGAGGGCCGTCAGCGGCCGTGGGCCCAACTCTTCCCCGAGCAGGCTTCCGGGGAGCGCGAGGGCGCGTAG